The following proteins are co-located in the Sporolactobacillus pectinivorans genome:
- the tig gene encoding trigger factor, with the protein MTVEASWEKKEGNVGTLTFEVDADSFSQALDKAFKKVVKKVNVPGFRKGRVPRVLFEQRFGVEALYEDAIDFVLPDAYSEAIDQTGIEPVDKPQVDVEEIGKGKKLVLKADVTVKPEVKLGEYKGLEVEEKSTEVTDADVDHEIGHLQERYAELVVKDDGEVEKGDTVVIDFDGYVDGKQFEGGKAENYSLEIGSGSFIPGFEDQLIGMKADSEKDVVVTFPEDYHAEDLKSKEATFKVKIHEIKQKQLPELDDEFAKDVDEDVDTFAELKEKTRNHLKEHRESDAESSKRESVVEQAAANAEMDIPEVMVTNEQDNMVKEFEQSLKAQGMTLDMYSKLTGSDENALRDQMKEDAKKRVRSNLTLEAIAKAEKIEPSEEDVEEELKKMSDTYKLSVEQLKSALGSTELVKGDLRLRQAVDFLVENSKPKAAEAEKKAAEEEK; encoded by the coding sequence ATGACTGTAGAAGCAAGTTGGGAAAAGAAAGAAGGAAATGTCGGCACGCTGACTTTTGAAGTGGATGCTGACAGTTTTAGCCAGGCGCTGGATAAGGCGTTCAAAAAAGTCGTTAAAAAAGTCAATGTACCAGGATTCCGAAAAGGCCGTGTGCCGCGTGTGCTCTTTGAACAGCGTTTCGGGGTTGAAGCATTGTATGAAGACGCAATTGACTTTGTCCTTCCGGATGCTTATTCCGAAGCGATTGACCAGACCGGCATTGAACCTGTAGACAAGCCTCAGGTTGATGTTGAGGAAATTGGCAAGGGCAAGAAGCTTGTACTGAAAGCAGATGTCACCGTCAAGCCGGAAGTCAAGCTTGGTGAATATAAGGGCCTTGAAGTGGAAGAAAAAAGTACCGAAGTAACGGATGCCGATGTGGATCATGAAATCGGGCATCTACAGGAACGCTATGCTGAACTGGTTGTCAAAGACGACGGTGAAGTTGAAAAAGGCGACACAGTCGTAATCGATTTCGATGGTTATGTGGATGGTAAGCAGTTTGAAGGCGGCAAAGCTGAAAACTACTCGCTTGAAATTGGCTCAGGTTCATTTATTCCGGGTTTCGAAGATCAGCTGATCGGCATGAAGGCTGACAGTGAAAAAGATGTTGTCGTAACGTTCCCGGAAGACTACCATGCAGAAGATTTGAAGAGCAAGGAAGCAACGTTTAAAGTCAAGATACATGAAATCAAGCAGAAACAGCTTCCCGAACTTGATGATGAATTTGCCAAAGATGTTGACGAGGATGTCGACACGTTTGCTGAGTTGAAAGAGAAAACCAGAAACCATCTGAAAGAGCACAGAGAATCGGATGCCGAGTCAAGCAAGCGTGAAAGCGTTGTGGAGCAGGCGGCTGCTAATGCTGAAATGGACATTCCGGAAGTTATGGTTACAAATGAACAGGATAACATGGTGAAAGAATTTGAGCAGAGTCTGAAAGCTCAGGGTATGACGCTCGACATGTACAGTAAGCTGACAGGCTCCGATGAAAACGCACTTCGCGACCAGATGAAAGAGGATGCCAAAAAGCGCGTCCGCTCAAATCTGACACTTGAAGCGATCGCTAAAGCTGAGAAGATTGAGCCTTCTGAAGAAGACGTTGAAGAAGAACTGAAGAAAATGTCTGACACATATAAGCTCAGTGTAGAGCAGCTGAAATCTGCGCTGGGGAGCACTGAACTGGTAAAGGGAGACCTCAGGCTGCGTCAGGCTGTGGATTTCCTTGTAGAGAACAGCAAACCGAAGGCGGCAGAGGCTGAAAAAAAAGCTGCTGAAGAAGAAAAATAA
- a CDS encoding tetratricopeptide repeat protein, with protein sequence MKKNRKKPVPGGDNIVLFPDLESRLLNKATALVAEKHYREARSLFGKLLELNSHDLKGLYGWAVCSVELGDYPQAEEAARQLLLGNTPYYYDVFRLYLTILIEKKDYHGALSEIRRLGGRKNLPPESKEFLRQMKKFCEIRLNERETDARDPENSERYHADWTANVSKKERQIDWTELKQAKPKDQMMLIHNIADRLDKESIPEIQHFLLDKQQNPEIKTMLLCAVKENRLTEKMDVWKFGKAYRVTFDHNFLHKEFSDQIEAQIGQVLNSENPTLATLAIETERFFTMTVYPKPFDPPSARVWAAVFSIQASQTGEMGEKVEDMLELFGVSGNEFQNACRMVHEIEGYGIR encoded by the coding sequence ATGAAAAAAAACAGAAAGAAGCCGGTGCCCGGCGGTGACAATATCGTTCTGTTCCCAGATCTGGAGAGCAGACTTCTCAACAAGGCCACGGCGCTTGTTGCGGAAAAACACTATCGTGAAGCTAGGTCTCTGTTCGGGAAACTTCTCGAATTGAACAGCCATGATCTGAAAGGATTGTATGGCTGGGCGGTCTGTTCGGTTGAGCTGGGCGATTATCCTCAGGCGGAAGAAGCCGCACGGCAGCTGCTTTTGGGTAATACACCCTACTACTACGATGTTTTCCGGCTTTATCTGACGATCCTGATAGAAAAAAAGGATTACCACGGGGCACTGAGTGAAATCCGGCGGCTGGGCGGGCGTAAGAACCTTCCTCCAGAGTCGAAGGAATTTCTTCGTCAGATGAAAAAGTTCTGTGAAATCCGGCTTAACGAACGGGAAACGGATGCTAGGGATCCGGAAAACAGTGAACGGTACCATGCAGACTGGACGGCAAACGTCTCTAAAAAGGAACGGCAGATTGACTGGACTGAGCTGAAGCAGGCTAAGCCTAAAGATCAAATGATGTTGATTCACAACATTGCCGATCGGCTGGACAAGGAAAGCATACCGGAAATTCAGCACTTTCTCCTTGATAAGCAACAGAACCCGGAGATTAAAACCATGCTGCTGTGCGCGGTCAAGGAAAACCGGCTGACGGAAAAAATGGACGTATGGAAATTTGGGAAAGCTTATCGGGTGACATTCGACCACAATTTTCTGCATAAGGAGTTTTCTGATCAAATTGAAGCGCAGATCGGTCAGGTTCTTAATTCGGAAAATCCGACACTGGCAACTTTGGCTATTGAGACAGAACGCTTTTTTACGATGACCGTTTATCCGAAACCGTTTGATCCTCCGTCCGCCCGCGTGTGGGCAGCTGTTTTTTCTATTCAGGCTTCTCAGACCGGCGAAATGGGAGAAAAAGTTGAGGATATGCTTGAACTTTTCGGCGTTTCAGGGAATGAATTTCAAAACGCATGTCGGATGGTGCATGAAATTGAAGGGTACGGAATCCGTTAG
- a CDS encoding aminopeptidase, which produces MGKFEEELKKFARLAVRTGVNLQKGQGLVISAPIEASHFAHLIAEEAYKAGARNVEMDWEDDAISLLRLQHAPLEALKHIPAWKFYARNTAVRDDYAVLSVYGPNPDLLEKMDGIRVAAYMKSTGKETAPFREYLMNDRIQWSIVAYPTVAWSKKMFPDKPVAEAQELLMKEVLRISRVAGNEDPVAVWEEHNKRLHAARDFLNTQKFRQLIYHSEGTDLAISLPEGHIWGGGSGTSEAGIDFNANIPTEEVFTLPDKRGVNGTVSSTMPLNSNGQIIDRFSLTFKDGEIVDFRAEKGEEALKHLLATDEGSRRLGEVALVPHHSPVSESGMVFYNTLFDENASCHLALGKAYPICIEGGNVMNEKQLDRAGVNDSIVHEDFMVGSAELDIDGVKADGTQIPVFRHGDWAFDFR; this is translated from the coding sequence ATGGGAAAATTTGAGGAAGAACTGAAGAAATTTGCCCGGCTTGCAGTCAGAACCGGCGTCAATCTGCAGAAGGGACAGGGGCTTGTTATTTCCGCACCGATTGAGGCCAGCCACTTTGCACATCTGATTGCGGAGGAGGCCTACAAAGCGGGGGCCAGAAATGTCGAGATGGATTGGGAGGATGATGCAATTTCCCTGCTCCGTCTTCAGCATGCGCCACTTGAAGCACTGAAACATATACCGGCATGGAAATTTTACGCAAGGAACACAGCCGTGCGGGATGATTATGCCGTTTTGAGTGTTTACGGGCCCAATCCGGATCTTCTGGAAAAAATGGACGGAATCCGTGTGGCTGCTTATATGAAATCTACCGGCAAGGAAACCGCGCCATTCCGTGAATATTTGATGAATGACAGGATACAGTGGTCCATTGTTGCATACCCGACAGTTGCCTGGTCAAAGAAAATGTTTCCGGATAAGCCGGTTGCCGAAGCTCAGGAGCTGCTCATGAAAGAAGTCTTGAGAATCAGCCGCGTGGCAGGAAACGAGGATCCGGTTGCAGTGTGGGAAGAACACAATAAGCGGCTGCATGCTGCCAGAGATTTTCTGAACACACAGAAGTTCAGACAGCTGATTTACCATTCTGAGGGTACAGATCTGGCAATCAGCCTGCCTGAAGGGCATATTTGGGGCGGGGGTTCCGGTACTTCCGAAGCAGGTATAGATTTCAATGCAAACATCCCGACAGAAGAGGTGTTTACACTGCCAGATAAAAGAGGGGTGAACGGTACAGTCTCCAGCACGATGCCCCTGAACAGCAACGGACAGATTATCGACCGGTTCTCGCTGACTTTTAAAGATGGGGAAATTGTGGACTTCAGAGCAGAAAAAGGGGAAGAAGCGCTGAAACACCTTCTGGCAACAGACGAAGGATCCCGCCGGCTCGGAGAAGTCGCACTGGTGCCGCACCACTCACCTGTCTCAGAGTCCGGCATGGTTTTTTACAATACTTTATTTGACGAGAATGCTTCCTGTCATTTGGCGCTTGGAAAAGCTTATCCGATCTGCATCGAAGGTGGGAACGTCATGAATGAAAAACAGCTTGATCGAGCGGGCGTCAATGACAGCATTGTGCATGAAGATTTTATGGTTGGGTCAGCTGAACTGGACATTGACGGGGTGAAGGCAGATGGGACTCAGATACCGGTTTTTCGCCATGGGGACTGGGCCTTCGATTTCAGATAA
- a CDS encoding DNA polymerase IV, which yields MDRVIFLVDMQTFYASCEKADHPEFRYKPLIVAGDPQQRSGIVLAACPLAKDRGVITVEPLGQALIKCPEAVIRRPRMQHYIDMSVRITQILERFTDGVEPYSVDEQFIDVTGSLHFFASPNEFAHCIQDTLLEQTGIYARIGIGPNKVLAKMACDHFGKKNKTGIFELTRENIEQKLWPLPISELFGVGRRMERNLIGMGIRKIGHLAHYPLNLLRKRWGVNGELLWMTAHGMDTSPVSAGTFREQKAIGHHMTLPYDYSEIKDIRVILLELSEEIAYRARTKKYMGHVVSVSISGSLERHAGFHRQTRLPAATSFGLDIYRAADRLFTENWDRKPVRSAAVTLSELQTRDNCQLDLFGRLEEKEKLSTAVDAIYRKYGKTAIFRGPSLMPASQLQVRAAKIGGHYK from the coding sequence ATGGATCGCGTGATTTTTCTCGTCGATATGCAGACTTTTTATGCTTCCTGTGAGAAAGCCGACCATCCGGAATTCAGATATAAACCGCTGATTGTCGCCGGCGATCCCCAGCAAAGGAGCGGCATTGTGCTGGCGGCCTGCCCGCTGGCTAAAGATCGTGGCGTGATCACCGTTGAGCCGCTGGGTCAGGCGCTGATCAAGTGCCCGGAAGCAGTTATACGTCGGCCGAGAATGCAGCATTATATTGACATGTCCGTCCGGATCACACAGATTCTGGAGCGGTTCACAGACGGGGTTGAGCCCTATTCAGTTGACGAACAGTTCATCGATGTGACCGGAAGTCTGCACTTCTTCGCGTCGCCGAACGAATTTGCCCATTGCATTCAGGACACATTGCTGGAACAGACCGGCATTTACGCCCGGATCGGCATTGGTCCGAATAAAGTGCTTGCAAAAATGGCCTGCGATCATTTTGGAAAAAAGAATAAGACAGGTATATTTGAACTCACTCGAGAGAACATTGAGCAAAAGCTCTGGCCATTGCCCATCAGTGAGTTATTCGGTGTGGGTCGCCGGATGGAACGAAATTTGATTGGCATGGGTATCCGAAAAATCGGCCATCTGGCTCACTACCCGCTTAATCTGCTGCGCAAAAGATGGGGTGTGAACGGTGAACTGCTTTGGATGACCGCGCACGGGATGGACACTTCTCCTGTTTCCGCGGGAACATTCAGGGAGCAGAAAGCAATCGGCCATCACATGACGCTGCCTTACGACTACTCGGAAATCAAAGATATCCGCGTGATTCTGCTCGAGCTCAGTGAAGAAATCGCCTACCGGGCTCGAACAAAGAAATACATGGGGCATGTCGTGTCTGTCAGCATATCCGGCAGTCTTGAGCGTCACGCAGGATTCCACCGACAAACCAGGCTGCCCGCTGCCACCAGTTTTGGCCTGGATATCTATCGGGCGGCCGATCGGCTGTTTACGGAAAACTGGGACCGGAAGCCGGTGCGCAGCGCCGCGGTGACTTTGTCGGAGCTCCAGACCAGAGATAATTGCCAGCTTGATTTGTTCGGACGGCTGGAGGAAAAGGAGAAGCTGAGCACCGCTGTCGACGCCATTTATCGAAAATACGGGAAAACAGCTATTTTTCGCGGGCCATCGCTCATGCCGGCAAGCCAGCTTCAAGTACGTGCGGCAAAGATTGGAGGGCATTATAAATGA
- a CDS encoding YolD-like family protein: MKGNKLTKGSNMRWESSRMMLPEHVQALRKHFRNNEKISRPLLDEQEWEEIGRTINIAIAEARPVSVRYYKNGFIETMTGCVSLPDGPDSHLQIHDPFGISWKIFFRDITDVQFQ; encoded by the coding sequence ATGAAAGGTAATAAGCTGACAAAGGGTTCGAATATGCGCTGGGAATCCAGCCGGATGATGCTGCCGGAGCATGTACAGGCGCTGCGGAAACACTTCCGGAATAATGAAAAAATCAGCCGGCCGCTGCTGGATGAACAGGAATGGGAAGAAATTGGCCGCACCATCAACATCGCAATAGCTGAAGCCCGCCCTGTCAGCGTTCGCTATTACAAAAACGGATTCATCGAAACTATGACAGGCTGTGTCTCCCTGCCGGACGGTCCCGACAGTCATCTGCAGATTCACGATCCATTCGGTATCTCATGGAAAATTTTCTTTCGCGATATTACCGATGTGCAGTTTCAGTAG
- a CDS encoding iron-containing alcohol dehydrogenase, translated as MDNFTFHNPTKLIFGKGQLEQLKNEIPKYGRRVLLVYGGGSIKRTGLYDQVKQILDGLHAEVSELSGVEPNPRLTTVKRGIDICATEDIQFLLAVGGGSVIDCTKAIAVGAKFDGDPWEFVTRKKAVHDALPFGTVLTLAATGSEMNANSVITNWDTHEKYGWSCAYSYPAFSILDPTFTFSVPKNQTIYGMVDMMAHVFEHYFHPTEHTPLQDRLCESILQTVMETAPKLVNDLENYDLRETILYCGTMALNGMVSMGFAGDWASHNIEHAVSAVYDIPHGGGLAILFPNWMKHNLDVNVGRFKQLAVRVFGVDPAGKSDRDTALEGIEALRRFWTSIGAPSRLADYDIDDSKIDLIADRAMARGEFGQFKRLNREDTLAILRASL; from the coding sequence TTGGATAATTTTACATTTCACAATCCGACGAAGCTTATTTTCGGAAAAGGACAGCTTGAACAGTTGAAAAATGAGATTCCAAAGTACGGCAGAAGGGTGCTGCTTGTCTATGGGGGCGGCAGTATCAAACGGACGGGCCTCTACGATCAGGTAAAGCAGATCCTGGACGGGCTTCATGCGGAGGTTTCGGAACTGTCCGGCGTGGAGCCTAATCCGAGACTGACGACCGTGAAACGGGGCATTGATATTTGTGCGACAGAAGATATTCAGTTTCTGCTCGCGGTTGGCGGTGGGAGTGTGATCGACTGCACGAAAGCGATTGCGGTCGGTGCGAAATTTGACGGTGATCCGTGGGAATTTGTGACTCGAAAAAAAGCGGTGCATGATGCACTTCCGTTTGGTACGGTGCTGACGCTTGCTGCTACCGGATCGGAAATGAATGCCAATTCGGTCATCACCAATTGGGACACTCATGAAAAATATGGCTGGAGCTGCGCTTATTCTTACCCGGCATTCTCCATCCTTGATCCGACATTTACCTTTTCTGTGCCGAAAAATCAGACAATCTATGGCATGGTTGATATGATGGCTCATGTTTTTGAACATTATTTCCATCCAACTGAGCATACACCGCTTCAGGACAGGCTGTGCGAGTCAATTCTGCAGACGGTTATGGAAACCGCGCCAAAGCTGGTTAACGATCTCGAAAATTATGATCTGCGCGAAACGATTCTCTACTGCGGCACAATGGCCCTGAATGGGATGGTTTCTATGGGCTTTGCGGGCGACTGGGCATCGCATAATATTGAACATGCCGTATCGGCGGTTTATGATATTCCCCATGGCGGCGGTCTTGCGATTCTTTTCCCGAACTGGATGAAACATAATCTGGATGTGAATGTCGGACGTTTCAAACAGTTGGCGGTGCGCGTGTTTGGTGTTGATCCGGCGGGCAAATCGGATCGCGACACGGCTTTGGAGGGCATCGAAGCGCTGCGCCGTTTTTGGACAAGCATCGGTGCGCCGAGCCGACTGGCTGATTACGACATTGATGACAGCAAAATCGATCTGATTGCCGATCGGGCTATGGCCAGAGGCGAATTTGGCCAGTTTAAACGGCTGAACCGAGAAGATACACTGGCAATTCTCCGGGCCTCACTCTGA
- a CDS encoding TIGR01906 family membrane protein has protein sequence MTFSRYRLFQLMLSLSLALFIICLAVQLTLLFTPLYYFDVRHLNIMAQSGLSYRRIVDNYNYMIYYLLNPMPQPFHLPSLAYSVHGRIHFEDVKRIFTFIDILLIATLLINVTGFWIKIKHRDYYFLKTAAIALAFFTIVPLIAFTLDFNDSFIIFHKIFFRNNYWIFNAATDPVITILPETFFLHAALLVLGIIILGIIALTVFYRKLSGEKSAK, from the coding sequence TTGACTTTCTCACGTTATCGTCTTTTCCAGCTTATGCTCTCACTGTCTCTGGCCCTTTTCATTATCTGTCTTGCCGTGCAGCTGACCCTGCTGTTTACGCCGCTATACTACTTTGATGTCCGCCATCTGAACATTATGGCGCAGTCCGGCTTGAGCTACAGGCGGATCGTCGATAATTACAATTACATGATTTACTATCTGCTGAACCCGATGCCGCAGCCATTCCATCTCCCGTCCTTAGCTTACTCCGTGCACGGGCGCATCCATTTTGAAGATGTTAAAAGGATTTTCACCTTCATCGACATTCTGCTCATTGCAACCTTGCTGATCAACGTCACCGGTTTTTGGATCAAAATCAAACACAGAGATTATTATTTTTTAAAAACAGCGGCTATCGCTTTAGCATTTTTTACAATTGTTCCGCTGATTGCTTTTACACTGGACTTTAATGACTCATTTATTATTTTTCATAAAATTTTCTTCAGGAATAATTACTGGATCTTTAACGCTGCAACAGATCCCGTCATCACAATTCTGCCGGAAACCTTCTTTCTCCATGCTGCACTGCTTGTCCTGGGGATCATCATCCTTGGCATTATTGCGCTGACTGTTTTTTACAGAAAGCTGTCGGGAGAAAAATCCGCTAAATGA
- a CDS encoding alpha/beta fold hydrolase, whose amino-acid sequence MAILSTYENTQIYYEEKGNGNPPILLIHGVTNSHLTFDQEFEWMSKEHLVVRYDLRGHGNSSKPEKYTLDDHIHDGIALITRLGLRNVILLGESLGSYIAQGIAVKRPDLLSKLILVVPASHGEGSSFGKVQREHAHELIGKTSDEAFRILFKYVIHTPSRLDPIVEQTLQHDHLSVIQKQAAIQSITRFDFREDLPKIKLPTLVISGKFDNLNPPDLGKEVSDLIPDAQFIEFDNEGHLLRLENPERFKRVISKFLNIS is encoded by the coding sequence TTGGCTATTTTATCGACCTATGAAAACACTCAGATTTATTATGAAGAAAAAGGAAATGGCAATCCGCCTATCTTATTAATACACGGTGTAACAAATAGTCATTTAACATTTGATCAGGAATTTGAGTGGATGAGCAAAGAACACTTAGTCGTCCGCTATGATCTACGGGGCCACGGCAACTCATCAAAACCTGAAAAGTACACGCTTGACGATCATATCCATGACGGGATTGCGCTGATCACCCGATTAGGTCTCAGGAATGTCATACTTCTGGGCGAGTCTCTGGGAAGCTACATCGCACAAGGGATCGCAGTCAAACGGCCTGATTTGTTATCAAAGCTGATCCTTGTTGTCCCAGCATCGCATGGTGAAGGATCATCATTTGGGAAAGTGCAACGGGAACACGCCCATGAATTAATCGGTAAAACAAGCGACGAAGCATTCAGGATTTTATTTAAATATGTGATTCATACACCCTCAAGATTGGATCCAATCGTAGAGCAGACGTTACAACATGATCATCTGTCCGTTATCCAAAAACAGGCGGCGATCCAGTCGATCACCCGATTTGATTTCCGAGAAGATCTCCCAAAAATAAAGCTGCCTACACTCGTAATCAGCGGAAAGTTCGATAATTTAAATCCGCCTGACCTGGGAAAAGAAGTTTCAGATTTAATTCCGGATGCGCAATTCATTGAATTTGACAATGAAGGTCATTTGCTAAGACTGGAAAACCCTGAACGTTTTAAAAGGGTCATAAGCAAATTTTTAAACATAAGCTAA
- a CDS encoding DsbA family protein, which translates to MGKKAFLILCLALVTIAAVTAGVFSMKNGYASSTKQIKIPDSERFDLSGQPFNGKKQAKNIIIEFGDYRCPWCYKFQNEVYPSIQKNLLDTGKAKFYYINYTVLGPNSYKAANAAYYVSKKYPKSFFAFHDALFHAQQNENKNWVTDTLLIRLAKKVIPKLDIRQFKSIIKTNKYMRNVESLENNAEKIGVRGTPTLLVNDKNVNPFNYEAIKKELK; encoded by the coding sequence ATGGGAAAAAAAGCCTTTTTAATTCTCTGCTTGGCTCTTGTGACTATTGCTGCAGTTACTGCAGGGGTTTTTTCGATGAAGAATGGCTATGCAAGCAGCACAAAGCAGATCAAAATTCCAGATTCAGAACGATTTGACCTGAGCGGACAACCCTTTAACGGAAAAAAACAAGCAAAAAATATTATCATTGAATTCGGCGATTACCGCTGTCCCTGGTGCTATAAATTTCAGAATGAAGTCTACCCATCCATCCAAAAAAATTTGCTGGATACCGGTAAGGCAAAATTTTATTATATTAATTATACAGTCTTAGGTCCAAACTCATACAAAGCCGCTAACGCAGCTTACTATGTCTCAAAAAAATATCCCAAATCCTTCTTTGCTTTCCATGATGCCCTTTTTCATGCACAGCAAAATGAAAATAAAAATTGGGTGACAGATACATTGTTAATTAGACTTGCTAAAAAAGTTATTCCGAAACTAGACATCCGGCAATTTAAATCAATCATAAAAACCAATAAATATATGAGAAATGTTGAATCTCTTGAAAATAACGCTGAGAAAATTGGGGTTAGAGGAACGCCAACACTTCTTGTCAATGACAAAAACGTAAATCCATTTAATTACGAAGCCATCAAAAAAGAATTGAAATAA
- the truA gene encoding tRNA pseudouridine(38-40) synthase TruA: protein MNYKLIIQYDGGRYKGWQRLGNNENTIQGKIEHVLSELEGGKVEIIGSSRTDAGVHALAQIANVKLKKNLAESEVKSYLNRYLPQDISVSEVMLVPERFHARYNAKGKTYLYKIWNKEYTHPFMRKYSMHVEKELDIDRMKKACQYFIGEHDFTSYSNAKSKKKTSVRKVYAMDIEKNTGFIQIRVSGNGFLYNMVRKIVGTLIEVGLNEIDAENIPGILNSKERNQTGRMADACGLYLEKIDF, encoded by the coding sequence ATGAATTATAAATTGATCATTCAATATGATGGCGGACGTTATAAAGGCTGGCAACGGCTTGGGAATAATGAAAATACCATTCAAGGGAAAATAGAGCATGTTTTATCAGAGCTGGAGGGAGGAAAAGTTGAAATTATTGGGAGCAGTCGAACAGATGCCGGAGTGCATGCTCTGGCTCAAATAGCCAATGTTAAGTTGAAAAAGAATTTGGCTGAATCTGAAGTCAAAAGTTATCTAAACAGATATTTACCTCAAGATATTAGTGTTAGCGAAGTGATGCTTGTTCCTGAACGTTTCCATGCACGTTATAATGCTAAGGGTAAAACCTATTTATATAAGATATGGAATAAGGAATATACGCATCCATTCATGCGAAAGTACAGTATGCACGTTGAAAAAGAGCTGGATATTGATCGAATGAAAAAAGCATGCCAATATTTTATTGGCGAACATGACTTTACTTCCTATTCAAATGCCAAGTCCAAGAAAAAGACGTCGGTGCGCAAAGTATATGCTATGGATATCGAAAAAAATACCGGCTTTATCCAAATTAGAGTAAGCGGCAATGGATTTCTTTATAATATGGTAAGAAAGATTGTCGGAACGTTAATAGAAGTCGGATTGAATGAAATAGATGCTGAAAACATTCCTGGCATTTTAAATTCAAAAGAACGAAATCAAACAGGGCGAATGGCGGATGCATGTGGACTATACTTGGAAAAAATTGATTTTTAA
- a CDS encoding SRPBCC domain-containing protein, whose protein sequence is MREIRTEIQIKATANRVWDVLTDFKRYPEWNPFIKYLKGKPMEGTKIEVKMASAGSKGMILKPKVLKFQRCKEFRWLGHIVIPGLFDGEHIFEIINIPNNATLFIQREKFYGILVPLLKNTLDKSTKAGFEAMNKQLKHICEMK, encoded by the coding sequence TTGAGGGAAATAAGAACAGAAATACAAATTAAAGCGACTGCAAACAGGGTGTGGGATGTGTTGACTGACTTCAAACGCTATCCTGAGTGGAATCCGTTCATTAAATATTTAAAGGGAAAACCGATGGAAGGTACAAAGATAGAGGTAAAAATGGCCTCTGCCGGATCTAAAGGTATGATTCTTAAACCAAAGGTGTTGAAGTTCCAAAGATGCAAGGAATTTCGTTGGCTGGGGCACATAGTTATACCTGGTTTATTTGATGGGGAGCACATATTTGAAATAATAAACATTCCAAACAATGCTACCCTATTTATTCAGCGGGAAAAATTTTATGGTATATTGGTTCCCCTTCTTAAAAACACGCTTGATAAAAGCACTAAGGCTGGATTCGAAGCAATGAATAAACAGCTTAAGCATATTTGTGAAATGAAATAA
- a CDS encoding DUF4260 domain-containing protein yields MKFAQPIFLVKIENTVFFILVLYLYFAHFHYSFFWFIALLLVPDISAIGYGINTTIGAYCYNVFHVLFVPTIVVVLGLCLTDDIWIALGLIWLCHIFMDRMLGYGLKYTDDFKHTYG; encoded by the coding sequence ATGAAATTCGCACAGCCCATATTCTTGGTGAAAATTGAAAACACCGTATTTTTCATCTTGGTCCTGTATTTGTACTTTGCTCATTTTCATTATTCCTTCTTTTGGTTCATTGCCCTGCTCTTAGTTCCGGATATCAGTGCAATTGGTTATGGAATTAATACAACAATTGGTGCCTACTGTTATAACGTCTTTCATGTCCTGTTTGTTCCAACGATTGTTGTTGTTTTGGGTCTGTGTTTGACTGATGATATCTGGATCGCATTAGGATTGATATGGTTGTGCCACATTTTTATGGATAGAATGTTGGGCTACGGTCTCAAGTATACGGATGATTTTAAACATACCTATGGATAA
- a CDS encoding TetR/AcrR family transcriptional regulator, translating to MNKSDLRVIKTKRLLGETMITLLQQESFKDVTVQQLCDESLTARSTFYRHYSDKYALLEEMVKHYTDDFEKYITERMHQKDITAIVQQLAHHLVENRQAILSLLNVHEEHANLSDALQAILCKHVLQLINARQLAVQIQVPAHYLANLYVSNTMTFITWTLTNGEDNHIVHLMNRIQNSLVINK from the coding sequence ATGAACAAGTCAGATTTACGAGTTATTAAAACAAAACGACTGCTGGGCGAAACCATGATTACTTTACTACAGCAAGAAAGTTTTAAGGATGTGACGGTCCAACAATTATGTGATGAATCGTTGACCGCACGCAGCACCTTTTATCGGCATTATTCAGATAAATACGCATTACTTGAAGAAATGGTTAAACACTATACCGATGATTTTGAAAAATACATTACCGAACGAATGCATCAAAAAGATATTACTGCTATTGTGCAGCAATTGGCCCATCACTTAGTAGAAAATCGACAGGCCATTTTGTCGTTATTAAATGTACACGAAGAACATGCGAATTTAAGCGATGCATTGCAAGCCATCTTATGTAAACATGTTTTACAATTAATCAATGCACGACAACTGGCAGTCCAGATTCAAGTGCCTGCTCACTATTTAGCTAATCTTTACGTTTCTAATACGATGACATTTATTACATGGACATTGACTAACGGTGAAGATAATCATATTGTGCACTTAATGAACCGGATTCAAAACAGCTTAGTAATCAATAAGTAA